In Castanea sativa cultivar Marrone di Chiusa Pesio chromosome 6, ASM4071231v1, a single window of DNA contains:
- the LOC142641417 gene encoding uncharacterized protein LOC142641417 yields MSAIVEQPKQKAPFGIKLWQWSLLSFFPWAFNARDKIRTPTTINRGLKRRAQPRRAIDNEGVVALRFRPYVSRVPWHTGARAFLSQLFPRYGHYCGPNWSSGKDHGSLVWDKRPIDWLDFCCYCHDIGYDSHDQAELLKADLVFLECLERPHMTTKGDARIANLYKTMCITGLKNILIPYRSLLVKLQSGQAVIDFGWLSNIKWRSRNFQKTKRSVMSSET; encoded by the exons ATGAGTGCCATAGTTGAGCAACCTAAACAAAAAGCTCCTTTTGGTATCAAGTTGTGGCAATGGTCCCTGCTTTCATTTTTTCCATGGGCATTCAATGCTAGAGATAAAATTCGAACACCAACTACTATCAATAGAGGGTTAAAGAGGCGAGCGCAACCCCGCAGGGCTATTGACAATGAAGGCGTTGTGGCTTTACGCTTCAGACCATATGTTTCTAGGGTTCCGTGGCATACAGGTGCAAGAGCATTTCTTTCTCAGTTGTTCCCACGGTATGGACATTATTGTGGACCTAATTGGTCGAGTGGGAAAGACCATGGGTCTCTAGTTTGGGACAAGAGGCCAATTGATTGGTTGGACTTCTGCTGCTATTGTCACGATATTGGTTATGACAGTCATGATCAGGCCGAGCTACTGAAGGCTGACTTGGTGTTTCTTGAGTGCTTGGAGAGGCCACATATGACTACGAAAGGAGATGCTCGTATTGCTAATCTTTATAAGACGATGTGCATTACAG GTCTCAAGAATATACTAATACCTTATAGAAGCCTCCTCGTGAAGCTACAGTCTGGACAAGCTGTGATTGATTTTGGATGGCTAAGCAACATAAAATGGAGAAGTCGGAATTTTCAGAAAACTAAAAGATCTGTCATGAGTTCTGAGACATAG
- the LOC142640326 gene encoding uncharacterized protein LOC142640326 encodes MDFGFLGGLPWFKAQPNNDSVTTLSSMSAIVEQPKQKALFGIKLWQWSLLSFFPWAFNARDKTRTPTTINRGLKRRAQPRRAIDNEGVVALRFRPYVSRVPWHTGARAFLSQLFPRYGHYCGPNWSSGKDHGSLVWDKRPIDWLDFCCYCHDIGYDRHDQAELLKADLVFLECLERPHMTTKGDARIANLYKTMCITGLKNILIPYRSHLVKLQSGQAVIDFG; translated from the exons ATGGATTTCGGGTTTCTTGGTGGTCTTCCATGGTTTAAGGCCCAACCAAACAATGATTCAGTGACAACCCTTAGTTCCATGAGTGCCATAGTTGAGCAACCTAAACAAAAAGCTCTTTTTGGTATCAAGTTGTGGCAATGGTCCCTGCTTTCATTTTTTCCATGGGCATTCAATGCTAGAGATAAAACTCGAACACCAACTACTATCAATAGAGGGTTAAAGAGGCGAGCGCAACCCCGCAGGGCTATTGACAATGAAGGCGTTGTGGCTTTACGCTTCAGACCATATGTTTCTAGGGTTCCGTGGCATACAGGTGCAAGAGCATTTCTTTCTCAGTTGTTCCCACGGTATGGACATTATTGTGGACCTAACTGGTCGAGTGGGAAAGACCATGGGTCTCTAGTTTGGGACAAGAGGCCAATTGATTGGTTGGACTTCTGCTGCTATTGTCACGATATTGGTTATGACAGACATGATCAGGCCGAGCTACTGAAGGCTGACTTGGTGTTTCTTGAGTGCTTGGAGAGGCCACATATGACTACGAAAGGAGATGCTCGTATTGCTAATCTTTATAAGACGATGTGCATTACAG GTCTCAAGAATATACTAATACCTTATAGAAGCCACCTCGTGAAGCTACAGTCTGGACAAGCTGTGATTGATTTTGGATGA